From the genome of Lycium ferocissimum isolate CSIRO_LF1 unplaced genomic scaffold, AGI_CSIRO_Lferr_CH_V1 ctg16312, whole genome shotgun sequence, one region includes:
- the LOC132042581 gene encoding uncharacterized protein LOC132042581, whose amino-acid sequence MDMRRRELEFVVSDGIFLKMSPMKVERQFDGKGKMRPHFIGPYNCEKDGEGGLRVEVTVRDVYGEFVFHILMLTLYKPDPSHILTQEKSAVNEGLSYEEKPVQIIDRQVMRLRTKDVASVKVMWQNNNIEKATWEA is encoded by the coding sequence ATGGACATGAGGCGTCGCGAGCTAGAGTTCGTTGTTAGTGACGGGATATTCTTGAAAATGTCGCCAATGAAGGTCGAAAGGCAGTTTGATGGAAAGGGTAAGATGAGACCTCATTTTATAGGCCCTTATAATTGTGAGAAGGATGGAGAAGGTGGCTTACGAGTTGAAGTTACCGTCCGAGATGTCTATGGTGAATTTGTGTTTCACATTTTGATGTTGACGTTATATAAACCTGATCCTTCACATATCTTGACTCAAGAAAAGAGTGCGGTCAACGAGGGgttgtcttatgaagaaaaGCCTGTGCAAATCATAGATCGTCAAGTTATGAGGttgagaactaaagatgtagcttctgTTAAAGTCATgtggcaaaataataatatcgAAAAAGCGACTTGGGAAGCATAG